GTTCACACCGagagtttataataaaatcttgGCCAGTAAATAGATCTAGTcacgttaaaaaatattaaattgaaaattctaattttgtaGACTTGGTGAAAAATGCACCAACATCTTACATGTATGCTGCGAACCAGAAAATCTACTCTCCAACCCAGAAACTCATCCGAATGCACGTCATGTGAAATGTGGTAAAAGTAATCCAAATGGTGTTGAATTTCCTGTTGATGATACGAaatataatcaaacaaaatttggtgAATTTCCATGGATAGTTGGCTTGTTACAAGAACAACTTTATGCTAAAACTAATAAAACCATATTTGTTTATCAATGTGCGGGCTCTTTAATTCATCCTCAAGTGGTTTTAACTGCTGCGCATTGTGTGATGAATCGAACGATAAGTAAGTTACGTGTGAGAGCTGGCGAATGGGATACACAAACAACGAATGAACTGTATCCACATCAAGATCGTTACGTGAATCGCATCGTGATGCATGATAGCTTCTACGCACCAGCGTTACATAATGATGTTGCGTTATTGTTTTTAACGAAACCGTTTATGTTAGACGAACATATTGACACGGTGtgtataccaaatattaatattcgatTTAACACAGACCAATGTTATGGAGCTGGTtggggtaaaaataatttcggcGGTCGTTATTCAGTTATTTTAAAGAAGCTTCATTTACCATTAGTAGAACGTATTGGTTGCTTAAAAGCCTTGCGTCGGACACGTTTAGGTTCACGGTTTCAATTGCATGAAAGTTTTATATGCGCTGGAGGTGAATATGAGATTGATATGTGCAAAGGTGATGGAGGAAGTCCGCTGGTATGTGAAATGCTCGATCAGCCCGGACATTTTCAACAAGTTGGTATTGTTGCTTGGGGTATTGGATGTGGTGAACAAAAATTACCAGCGGCATATGTTAATGTTTTATGGTTTAGAAGTTGGATTGATCAACAAATGGCTTTAGTTGGTTTAAATTCGTCCACTTATACTTATTAAATATACTAATTGGACCGTGAGCCCAtcataaaacgaaaattttatgattctttttgtctttTTGAGAATTGATAAAGGTAAGCACCAGTAAACAGCTTCAAAGAGTTCCGCCCCCAGTAGTAAAAATCTACTAATTAAGACCTTTTATTTCTGATCTAGTCGTTTATGGGCGCCCATTCGCAAGGCCCCCAGTTTTCCAATATTGATAAATCTGTCAATCTTCGGAATTTCCAGAACCCCAATGTTTGCCGCCTTATAGTTAAACGCCTACTCTAGCTCTGTCAAAATAGGTACTTTTTACGTGCTAATTTTTACCAATGTCAGAAATTAGGTGCTCTGTAACTTACACCGAAACTTAATACTCGCATTTGCGTTGCTAGCATTATGTGATGCTAGCAAcgcaatgaaaataataatgaagtaATGAATGTTAAGGAAACACAATTATATTAGGTATTTATAATCGAAAGCCTcgaattttgtaaaacaacGGATCTAAATATTAGGTCTCTCTAAAACTAGGACGAATGCTTAATCGGGTATAAACTAAGCGTGGTAATTAAGTGCTAAATTAGGTGCTTGCAAGAAATAAAGATGAAAATGATCTTAAATAAGCATTGCTGGCGTTTCAGAGCTGCCTTGTTGAAACCATGGGTCAAGTATTAAGATAGATTGTTCTTTGTCTccgtattttttacaacaaagtTATTCACTACATcatacatgaaaaaaattgaagaaagcTTGAACCGTGAAATTAGAgtccaattttaaaaaatattcccatTTCGATAGCTGCAAATACTATTTTTTCACGTAAATTGTTGTCAATAActatcttataaaattatatgtcacacaaaataaaaatcatagaaaaacacgattttcatataaattcgACTTCCAGCCACGgttaaaacttcaattttctatattaaaaaccTATCtgtatatcaattttcaaaaagacagattaaaaaaaatcatggaaaGTACGCTTCATTATCAACTCTCGATCTATacttggaaaattattattaaaaaaatttttatttatgatatatgttattgttgttttcattatatttaataaacgaTTAATTTATCGATTTGTAGTATTGTAATGTAACTgaccttttaaaaattttcagtatgTTGGGAACGtggcttcatctaattctttgaatttagcttaaacatatttaatacgAAATCGCAAGCGAAAGTACTgtaagttaaagaaaatttggatggacgcaaaaaaaaaaaaaatttttaaattagaataatatttaatttattataccatgtatatgaaatatacatatagtatattaatattagtcccaagtttgtaacggttaaaaaaattgatgctacgaaaaaaattttggtttaggtgttcatagaatcacctaattagtccatttccgtatgtctgtctgtctgtcgtctgtccgtctgtcatcacgattactcaaaaacgaaaagagatatcaagttgaaatttttatagtgtgcttaagacgtaaaaagtgaggtcgagttcgtaaatgagcatcataggtcaattgggtcttgggtccgtagtccCATCTTGTATTAATATGGAAATATAGTTtagtgtgtgtggctatttaagagtggaaatctttctttatttacgtgacgtcaaaaaacaaacgattgcccTTTTTATATGAAGCCCTCTCAGAGCCAGCTATGCAACTGGCCCAATGCTTAACAATCTTTACTCAGACTTGCACCAGTTTTGGCACGGTTGTTATTTCCTCTATGAGAGAATATCCAAgaggaaagtaaaaaataatgtgtttattaaatattttaaaaggaacaaaaacttttataaaaaatggaaaaaaccaAATGCTGCCAATCctcttaatattatcaaaaaccaTGTTTTAGGtatattagaatttttaaaaattttgtgcaaatttaaaatatgaatatatttgacaataatttttaaaatattttacactttaattattgattctaattttgtcaaaacataaaaaattcaacacaAGTGTCTATTATAAACGATTTGCTACAGAGTACTTAggtattttgtagaaaaaattttaagcaaaattatttaaccAGAATCTCATAATTTTTCGACTTTCCAGCtcctgaaattttgatcgaaaaaaaaGCAGCAACAAAAGAGTGACATATATAACAAGAGTTACGACAGTTGAAATTACCAAATTGTGCAAGAAATTATGCCCCAAATATATCATGTTGCTGGAGAAACTAAAAGATTTTACAATAATCTGAGTTTCGGATACTATGAAAAATCTGAAACGAGGCTATCAAAAAGCAGGTACCTCCTCTATTTCATTGGTGTCTCTGGACAATTGACCAGGTCCCCACAATTCTAGCTCCACATGTTCAAATGAAATTTGTCGCCTTTATCAGCTTTTGGCAACTCAATTTGTATGTCATACACACGCCATAAGCTATCGTAGAAGTAACAtagaatatatttcatttttaacaggCTTCAAAAAAGGAGGATGATTCTCAATtcgaatgtaattttttttaatgtttgttatgtcagaacttttgactgggtgaaccgatttggtGATTctgtttttagtgacaaattagaaagaatatatataatttgtgaAAATAGTTTAACACAAAAATACGGAGGAAAACAGTAAAATAGTTCTGAAGTTGGACTTCAACCTCCTCTTTCACTTCTGTCCAGTTTCAGATTTCGAATAATCTTTTAGATATCTTCATTTATTGCATAATAGAGTACCCAATATTAATATGATGCAGAGCATAGAGCTTGACTTTTCTAAATTCCATATCATCCTTCAAAAAAAGTTTGTGTGGCCAATATTCCTTTCAGATATCTTCATCTGATGCATAACAATGGTATTTGGTACTAATTTGAGACCAACAGAAAGGCTAGGGTTTTTGGAAGTCAGTAAAACTTGAATTGAATTCCTCATTGATCATTGATTATATGATGATCATTGATATACATAATCCTCTGAAGGAGCAGACATACAGAAAGGTTCTTGTTCTTTGACTAcaagtcaaaaaaattattttatttatttttacacatgGTTAAACCCAAAAAATCTGAGAGGGAATTACCttttaacaattcaaaaattattaacaaaataaatatataaaatataatgaacaaataagtataattactttatgtataatatgtacgtatatacagggtgtctcgtGATTTGAAGGATATAGCATAAGAACGTCTTCTTTGtacaattttaagtcaaaagtgCCTTATATAATTTTGCCCAAATCCCAATAATTAAGGAGGTATGTGCACTATTATGCCTCCAAAGATAATAGTCAAGAGGAGTAAacttaatagtaaaataatctGGCAGCTGCTCTGTTAGTgacatttgatttttattttatttttttatttgtcatttttggCTACGATCACAAATCAAGAATATGCCgatattcactttatttacaGATATTGTGACGGAAATGAAAGAGCGTCAGTGCGGGAATATCAGCGTTTCTTTCCTGATTGaagaatttctaataaataagtatTCTTAGATGTGCATCGTCATTTGGTAGAGAAATTTAATTGTCCTAAAACTAATGCAGAATGTCCCATACAGCAAGAACTTTCCAACGAAGAAGCTATTCTTAATATGGTCGAAAATATTCCCTCTATAGTAGTATACGaagaaaaagttaattaatacaATGGAACTTGGTTGAGTGGGACCTGCATAAttgagaaacctccataactggaactcatgccttggtcccaacactttggcactgaattacctctgttagtgggacgaagcaaacctctatatctggaattctttctttcgatttaattgtcatagttacctctataactgagacagcgagtGGATTTTATATGCTTTAATATCTGtaactgagataacatcgttttgtttctttacttacgtattcttattctacccgcaaactccgcacttaactaatttcgagcctcaatgaccttcagttttagttttgatttactatcatacggatgtttatttgaaaaatgccgaaacgaagactcaaatcgttatcagtacgattttttgtgaaaaactgaagttaatatccATTTATTAAAGTGGGAAGATAAGCGATAAAGTCgaatttattccaaaatttactctttgtagaataattcagaatgaagataaaattcaatcacaatgttctgaaggacaaggaaaactaaaacgtgtacgtttatcagaatattCTGAACTTTAAAAGTGTTTGCTAACATGGGTCAAGCAACTTTGTAACAAAAACGTTCCGGTAGGTGGAccaatgatatttataatacgttattttatttaataatcgcacCTCCACAACTGAAATAACCTGTATTCTGACCTCTATTAATGGaaccctctgtaaatgagacagatatttatttatatatggatATCTGAGAGACTGGGTAAGTGgaatacctctataagtgagaaaAATTTGCAGATCCCTTGATGTCTCACTTAACTAGGTTCCACTGTAAAACATTTAACTACTTTACTTTATTGAGTAAATTCAATAGTGTCCATAGCTCCTAAACTATTAGGTTTtggaaaaaagtataaaagacacttttgacttaaaattatcCAAAGAATACACTCTTAAGCTAAGTTTATCGAATCCTAGCACATCCtgtacatgtatgtataatgtgaatGACGTCATTATATATTTAAGCACTATACACACATTCAAGGTACTCACATTATAGTTACTTCCATAGACTTACATCATTAATAAGTGGTagcaaaaatttattggaattcaatcttaaaatattcattataaaaagctatatgattatattataagtaggtaaatatgtaattttacttGTCTTgtctgataaaaataaaaacattcatttatttattgtgagTATAGTTGGTGAACTGTGTTCATCGTTCTCAACTACCACACTCCAACCAACAGTTGCGCGTTCTTTTGGCTGtgaattgttttgttttgctttttttatataattaaatagcagtaattaataacaattaaaagacttttttttgttcCTAGATCAGtgttaattaatagtttttccttaaggtatgtaaattatttttaatttttttttggtttaaaatatattttttcaatctttaattttattgttgagtTTTATGCAATTGAAATGGTCGAACGCGTAGATTTTAACAAAGtttttccttatttattttttataaaaatattttttagaataatgagttcttttataaagaaaaacattcCGATTGGAAGGATTGCTTTAATAATCcttttcgttttagaaataaaatttataggagTGGGGGAAGGAGCTAgagaaattaaattctttacaCTTTACTAATTGTTAGATACAGTTAGATACTAGAGGTATCTGACTTCATTTAAAATACAGTAGAGTTTTAATAATCCGACAATCGATAGTTCGACACTTCGAACACGTTTCGttcgtttaattaatttatcataaattttttaataatagatttttatacaattcaattttatacaatGAGTCCGAATTTGtgacaaaaaagaaaatgtaaaggACTAAGGACCATTCTCATTTTAAATTGGttctattttggaaaaaaacgattctcattttaaattagttctattttggaaaaaaaaaacgatttcacCCTAAAGGAACTATTGCCGTATTTCAAAATGGCCAAAATTACACTTTATCAGTTCAAGAAATCTTTATTCtcttggctatttttaattatttggctgacaagattttaaaacaatttccttgattatataattattattttaaaaaattatttggatgaatttttttgtaattttttgtaattttaatctaTGAAATAATCAATTgtccttcaaaaaaatttctgggtaatttttttactttattcatATAAACCGGTTCatactttgaataaaattaatttatattgaataattaatataaaaacataaatatgcaggtacttttattttgataaattctcaaaaaaggTGGATATAAGGATTTAAGGAAGTACTTTATGGGGTCAGGGACCTTCCTTTGTTTAAGTCTACGCTAAAACGCTACCtaatatttacttttgaatttagtaaattagtttttattgtattaaattttatttggtaatgGATAAACTTTTTCTGttcttcacttttctgcccgttgTATCTGAAAGCTCTTGCTACGATCGtgattatatatacaaatacaattttaatttaggattgaaaaaatatattatatgaaactatggtggaagcgatgggatgGAAAAGGCACTTAAGTTTTTCAACGTTTTCATCATAATTCATTactttttctgaaataatgTATTGTAATCAGATTTGCTCCAGTGATCTTTAAGTCTATCGCATCGAGAATAGACGAGACATATAAATGACAGGCTAATAAAAACGTGctaataaaaattgcatgtaatcatgcatttttataatttttatataatcattatcattaaaattagcaacaggaaaattatacataatttattaaaagagatttttgcaatttgtttTGGAGATTATTATCTTATATctacatatttattttgctaTGAAGTAACTGTGGCTAAGAAATAGCCACTTAAATCGAGACACTTTAAGATTTTCCGTAAAATTGATAGTCAAATATTTTCTACACATAACACTTAAACATGCACACACTGGCCCTACTTGACCACACTTTCAAAATGGGTCTGTTaaaaatcactacatagtataaaacaaagtcgctttctctgtccctatgtccctttgtatgcttaaatctttgaaactacgcaacggattttgatgcggttttttttaatagatagagtgattcaagaggaaggtttatatgtataataacatccattaaatagtagAGAAGTACtactatttttgaggtttctaatgtgatgtcgtaaataattacattttttccgcatacatagcacataggctatatattttatacccctgcgaagccagagcgggccgctatgtttttatatacaacgttcacagtttttctgtagtgtatttagtat
The Chrysoperla carnea chromosome 4, inChrCarn1.1, whole genome shotgun sequence genome window above contains:
- the LOC123297232 gene encoding phenoloxidase-activating factor 2-like, whose product is MNRLLFIIGIYFVSITSGQLNPENDIAGFTSPKQQCVCVEYFKCKTGVNPNEPAIDVRLGEKCTNILHVCCEPENLLSNPETHPNARHVKCGKSNPNGVEFPVDDTKYNQTKFGEFPWIVGLLQEQLYAKTNKTIFVYQCAGSLIHPQVVLTAAHCVMNRTISKLRVRAGEWDTQTTNELYPHQDRYVNRIVMHDSFYAPALHNDVALLFLTKPFMLDEHIDTVCIPNINIRFNTDQCYGAGWGKNNFGGRYSVILKKLHLPLVERIGCLKALRRTRLGSRFQLHESFICAGGEYEIDMCKGDGGSPLVCEMLDQPGHFQQVGIVAWGIGCGEQKLPAAYVNVLWFRSWIDQQMALVGLNSSTYTY